Proteins from a genomic interval of Chryseobacterium indologenes:
- a CDS encoding helix-turn-helix domain-containing protein, whose translation MEITVLDIQILKALHREVKEVSNLIAEMTAPYKALQQATKWLDQQEACQLLNISKRTLQTYRAKGILGATQINRKTYFRLSEVELFMQGERPLKKQKK comes from the coding sequence ATGGAAATAACAGTTTTAGACATTCAGATTTTAAAAGCATTGCATAGGGAAGTAAAGGAAGTTTCCAATCTAATTGCGGAAATGACCGCACCCTACAAAGCATTGCAACAGGCAACAAAATGGCTCGACCAACAGGAAGCCTGTCAACTACTGAACATTAGCAAAAGAACTTTGCAGACATACAGGGCAAAGGGCATTCTTGGAGCAACGCAAATCAATCGGAAAACATATTTCAGATTATCCGAAGTGGAATTATTTATGCAGGGAGAGCGACCGTTAAAAAAGCAAAAGAAATGA